AATGGACATATTGACATCACCCCCCCCATATGGAGAAAAAAAATATCGTTTTTATCGGAAGAAGTTTAGACGGATTTATCGCCGGCAAGAATGGCGAGCTGGACTGGCTTGACGCTGTGCCCAATCCTGACAATGTCGAAATGGGTTATGAAAAACTTATGCAGGAAATTGATGCCATCGTCATGGGCAAAACCACATTTGAGGTGGTATGCAACTTCGGTATAGAATGGCCTTATGTCAAACCTGTATTTGTATTAAGCTATTCCCTCAGCGCCGTTCCCGAAAACCTGAGCGGGAAAGTTTTTCTGCTTAAAGGAAATCCCCGCGAAATTCTGAGAAAAATCCACGAAAAAGGGTACTATAAGCTTTATATTGATGGCGGCAAAACCGTTCAGGATTTTCTGAGAGAAGATTTGATTGACGAATTGCGCATGACGACTATCCCCATACTGCTCGGCGGAGGAATCCCGCTATTCGGAGATTTACCCCACCCGCTGGAATTTGAACATGTTGAGTCTCAGGTATTTTTAAACCAAATTGTACAAGACTGTTACCGGCGGAAAAGAAACCTTTCAACTACTCAAGACAATGAATAACCAACGCGTATTTAAGATGGCATTTGCCAGTGTTTATCCGCACTATATCAAGAAAGCGGAGAAAAAAGGCCGCACAAAAGAAGAGGTAGATACCGTTATCTGTTGGCTGACCGGATATGATCAAAACACCCTGCAACAGCAAATAGAACGCCGCACCGATTTCGAAACCTTCTTTGACCAGGCGCCGGAGATCAATCCCCATGCATCAAAAATTACCGGCGTGATATGCGGACACAGAGTGGAAGAAATCGAAGATAAACTCATGCAAAAAATCCGCTATATGGATAAACTCATCGACGAACTGGCAAAAGGCCGGGCGATGGAAAAGATTTTGAGAGGGTAACAAATTACCTCAACTCAAACAAATCCTCCAACACTACGACCTGATCAATGTGATTGAGGCGATGGGTGTTTTCTGCGACGCCGTGGGTGGTGATAAGGGTAGTGAAAAGGTGTTTGTTGGTATGGGTATGGTATTGGAAAACGCGTTTTTTGGTTTCGAGGTTTTCGACATCTTTTGCCGTAACCTCATAGATTCCGGTGCTGTATTTTATTTCGCAGATATTGATGGATTGGTCGTTTCGATCAATAATCAGGTCTATCTGTGCGCCGGGCAAACCGTCGGTAGGTTTTGCCACAAAGGAGGAAATCGTAGTAAAAATACCGGATATTCCGAGTGCCTTTCGTATCTGATCAATATGGTTTAAGCAAATATTTTCAAATGCATATCCACTCCAGGATTTATAATTGGGCAGATCGCTGAGTTTGGTAAAATCTGTATGCGCGTTGAGTCCAAGGGGTTCTATGAATGTAAGGTAAAATAAAGAATAGGGATCTGTCAGCCGGTAAAGACTAAGCTTACTTTTTTTACCAAAACCATTATATATTTCGATAAAACCGGACTGTTGAAGTTCTTTCAAAATATTTGTCAGCATACCCCCATTTTCAAATCTGGTCTTGTCAATGATCTCCTGACGCGTCATACCTATCCTGCGGGTAGCCAAAGCCCTTATAACTTCAATATGGTTTTCCGGATTATCAAAAAGTGAGGCAAACAACCGGTCAAATTCATTTCGCAGATACCCATTATTTTGAAAGCAGATTTCCTGAATATTTTGTACTGCCGACAGTCCGGGTCTGACCTGGTCGAGATACATCGGAATCCCCCCCATTGCAAGATACAACTGAGTGATCTGATACCTGCTGAGCAAAATTTTTCTTGATTTCAAAAGGGCTTCTGTTTCTCCCAATGAAAATGGGTTCAAAAAAATAAGTCGGGTAACTCTGTTGTGAAGCCCTCCTCTGTCATTAATAATTTTATCAATCATCCAGGATGCAGACGAACCACATATTACGACCACGACATTTTTATTTGTTGCCCAGGTATTCCAAAACCATCCCAATCCGGTGAGAAATTCAGATCTTTTTGTGCCCAGCCAGGGTAATTCATCAAAAAATACAACCATTTTTTCCTGCTTGTATTTCTCTTCCAGTGCCTGCGAAAGCATATGGAAAGCGATTAACCATGAGGAAGGTTTTTTGTCAATTTTGAAATCAGGAAAATGTTTTTCCAGTGCAAAGCGGAAATTCTGAAGTTGATCCTGCTTGGAGGCATGCTGCAAACCCGTCAGTTCAAAATCTAAATGATAGCCATAGGTTTGTTTGATGAGAAAGGTCTTTCCGACTCTTCGCCGCCCGATTACCGCAACCAGTTCCGGTTTTTCCGATTGCAGGGCAGTCATCAATTTATTTACCTCTTCTTTCCGACCGATCAGAACCTGCTCCATATGATTTGTGTTTGTATTTCAGATGCCAATATAACACAAAAACCCACACTAATCCGCTTTATCTGCTCAAAATAGGTAGATAAAGCGGAATAGCGGCCAAATTCTTCACAAATTCTGAGTTGTGGCAATTTTTACCAGGGCATAGTATCGAAACTTGCTATTGTCACTAACTGCCAAAGCTACCTGAATGGTGCAGAAGAGGGAAAGGGCAGATAAAGAAGTTATTCTAACACTTCAAATTCAGTTAATTCAAGGTTAAAAAGGCCCTGATGTTTAATCTTTAGCAGCCCTGTACCCTGGGAAAACCAGAACTCTGTTGGCCATGTCCATGATATCCCCTCAGAAATCAACATCACATTGCGATATTGTTTACCAGATACTTTTACACTATCTTTGAAAAGCACTCTTGCATCACCAATCTGCTCATTTTTTGAATAATAGTCAGTAGATCCTCCGTAAGATCCATGAAAAGTGATTCTTGTTTTATCCTCCCAGGGATCAATTCTTATGAGAGTTCTACGAATAATTGAATCTGATTCAAATGAAATTGATTTGCAATCACATTTGAATTTAAGTGTACTAATGCAGTCCCATCCGCATTCATTAATGGAGCCAACTATTTCCGAAAATTTCAAAGTTATAGATTCGGAATTGCCTGTTATCGAGTCTTTAAAAGTGTATTTTATTTTTTTTCCGGGGAATGGAAAATAATCAGACATCTCATCGGGTAAATTATAATGAGGTACTTCCGTTGGACCACAATAGCACGGGTCTTTTTCCTGGCAGGCAAACAACATCAAGGAAAATAGAAATAATGTTATTCGATTCATTGAAGGATTATTTCTACAAACTTCAGAAAATTTCGTTTGCCTTTCCATGGTAATATTTTGCTCCTAACGTTAGGCGCCAGAGTATTTCGACCCTATGCTCACTACCCACCTAAATCGGTGGAGTGGGGGTTTAAGTTAATGGGAGGGATGCAGTGTTGGGGTTAGTTATTCTTTACTCTCTATCCATTTATACGCTTGCTCAAACATTTGTATCGGGTCGTATTCTATTATGTCAGGAGGTATTCTTCCACCATCACCTTTTTTATTTCGGTCGGTCATGATGCAATTGGTAACGCAGATTTGGGTGCTGTCAGGCATTATAAAACCTCTAAGTCCTGTACTAAACCAACCACCCGTATTATTTCTTAAGTCTATGATCCAGCCTTTGGGTTGCTGATTATAGAGCCGCTTCATGCGAGGTAGAATCTGAGATTTGGTTTAATACCTGAGTTTTTAACGAATCTATATTGAAAGTTAACCGGTGCCGTGAATACACTTCAATGCTGTCAAAGGCCTGTATGACGTATTTTCCATTATTGGACAAATTCTCCCGGGAAGTACATCCTAAGACAAGCTGAGTTAGTATCGCTACTAATGAAACTGCTAATTTTGATTGTAATCTTCCTTCCATATTTGAATTTTGACTAACATCAAATTGTTTGATTGATGGTTGGACAGTTGAAGTGTATGGTGGTTGACACACTTTTCACCCTGATTTTCCCTCTCTTTGTCGTTAGCTTGAGAAATTAATCAGTTCTCTGATATGGGGAATTAAGCCCAACGGTTGGGCCATG
The DNA window shown above is from Bacteroidia bacterium and carries:
- a CDS encoding dihydrofolate reductase family protein, which encodes MEKKNIVFIGRSLDGFIAGKNGELDWLDAVPNPDNVEMGYEKLMQEIDAIVMGKTTFEVVCNFGIEWPYVKPVFVLSYSLSAVPENLSGKVFLLKGNPREILRKIHEKGYYKLYIDGGKTVQDFLREDLIDELRMTTIPILLGGGIPLFGDLPHPLEFEHVESQVFLNQIVQDCYRRKRNLSTTQDNE
- a CDS encoding DUF2200 domain-containing protein; this encodes MNNQRVFKMAFASVYPHYIKKAEKKGRTKEEVDTVICWLTGYDQNTLQQQIERRTDFETFFDQAPEINPHASKITGVICGHRVEEIEDKLMQKIRYMDKLIDELAKGRAMEKILRG
- a CDS encoding ATP-binding protein, whose translation is MEQVLIGRKEEVNKLMTALQSEKPELVAVIGRRRVGKTFLIKQTYGYHLDFELTGLQHASKQDQLQNFRFALEKHFPDFKIDKKPSSWLIAFHMLSQALEEKYKQEKMVVFFDELPWLGTKRSEFLTGLGWFWNTWATNKNVVVVICGSSASWMIDKIINDRGGLHNRVTRLIFLNPFSLGETEALLKSRKILLSRYQITQLYLAMGGIPMYLDQVRPGLSAVQNIQEICFQNNGYLRNEFDRLFASLFDNPENHIEVIRALATRRIGMTRQEIIDKTRFENGGMLTNILKELQQSGFIEIYNGFGKKSKLSLYRLTDPYSLFYLTFIEPLGLNAHTDFTKLSDLPNYKSWSGYAFENICLNHIDQIRKALGISGIFTTISSFVAKPTDGLPGAQIDLIIDRNDQSINICEIKYSTGIYEVTAKDVENLETKKRVFQYHTHTNKHLFTTLITTHGVAENTHRLNHIDQVVVLEDLFELR